The Spirosoma foliorum genome has a window encoding:
- a CDS encoding acyltransferase family protein, with amino-acid sequence MQPTLLQRTTDPVLPTLNPRRYDLDWLRIIAILILLFYHTGMIYVSWGWHINSDEHSRPMELLMRWLHQWRMPLLFLISGAGTFFALRKRSFSLYAGERIRRLFIPLVFGMFVIVPPQIYIEWLFRGRFSGSYSEFYPEVFKFQPYQDGGTGGAFSWHHLWFVTYLFLFSLLSIPVFSWLKSASGQRFTTGFGRLIALPGGAFWIMAVSILASQYALRPYFPDETHALLNDWAYFAENLLLFWFGYLLVSRQEFWAILTEQRHIFLVATLVFTVVMYGMNYWFTFDEIDTVFWLDFTYFTNRQCLMVASVLATVAYGYRYLNISKPILPRLNEAVYPFYILHQTVIVLIGYAVLKRTNLGVYDGFLVVSLSTLVACIVVYLLVIRPFKLTRVLFGLKAK; translated from the coding sequence ATGCAGCCGACACTGCTTCAACGAACCACTGATCCAGTGCTTCCAACACTTAACCCGCGCCGATACGATCTTGACTGGCTCCGCATCATTGCCATTCTCATCCTGTTATTTTACCATACGGGCATGATCTATGTGTCCTGGGGCTGGCATATTAACAGCGACGAACATAGTCGGCCAATGGAACTGCTGATGCGGTGGCTTCACCAATGGCGGATGCCCCTGCTCTTCTTAATCTCCGGAGCCGGAACATTTTTTGCCTTACGAAAACGGTCATTTAGTCTATACGCTGGCGAACGTATTCGGCGACTTTTTATTCCGCTTGTATTTGGGATGTTCGTTATTGTGCCGCCCCAGATATATATCGAGTGGTTGTTTCGTGGTCGGTTTTCGGGGAGTTACAGCGAGTTTTACCCAGAGGTGTTTAAATTTCAGCCTTATCAAGATGGGGGAACGGGTGGGGCTTTTAGCTGGCACCATCTATGGTTTGTTACGTATTTATTTCTGTTCTCGTTGCTAAGTATTCCTGTATTTAGCTGGTTGAAATCCGCCAGTGGGCAACGATTCACGACTGGTTTTGGTCGCCTGATTGCGTTACCTGGTGGTGCATTCTGGATCATGGCTGTCAGTATCCTGGCTAGCCAGTATGCGCTCCGTCCGTATTTCCCGGACGAGACCCATGCCCTACTAAATGACTGGGCCTATTTTGCCGAAAACCTGTTGCTGTTCTGGTTTGGATATTTGCTGGTGAGTCGACAGGAGTTCTGGGCAATCCTTACTGAACAACGCCATATTTTCCTGGTCGCAACACTTGTCTTTACGGTCGTTATGTACGGGATGAATTACTGGTTTACGTTCGATGAGATTGATACAGTCTTCTGGCTCGACTTCACATACTTTACGAACCGGCAATGCCTGATGGTGGCTTCGGTGCTGGCGACAGTAGCGTATGGGTATCGCTACTTAAACATCAGTAAGCCAATTTTACCGAGGCTGAACGAAGCTGTTTATCCGTTTTATATTCTCCATCAGACTGTAATTGTTCTCATTGGCTATGCGGTTTTAAAAAGAACGAATCTGGGTGTTTACGATGGATTTCTGGTGGTAAGCCTTTCCACATTAGTTGCCTGTATTGTTGTGTATCTGCTGGTAATCAGGCCGTTTAAGCTAACGCGAGTGCTGTTCGGCCTCAAAGCAAAGTAA
- a CDS encoding phosphatidate cytidylyltransferase, whose amino-acid sequence MKQRLANLSNLQQRVIAAVAGVPFILFMIWYDAWTFALLFCVVSALTQREFYRLLGLDGFEPLTAYGTVVGCMICILAYFVETDQIGTGNYFLICPASSMIFLIKLYKKRDMKPFTNIGFTFLGIIYVAMPFALLIILALQGGTYHPAIITGCLLLLWASDIGAYFAGTKFGRRKLFERVSPKKSWEGSIGGAAAAGLIALGLTFWAPELKPWQWYCVGGIIVVTGTYGDLVESLFKRSIAIKDSGSSIPGHGGFLDRFDGLLLAAPFIITFLKLFA is encoded by the coding sequence ATGAAGCAACGTTTAGCTAACTTATCGAACCTGCAACAACGAGTTATTGCGGCTGTGGCAGGTGTTCCGTTTATTCTGTTTATGATCTGGTATGATGCCTGGACGTTTGCGCTACTCTTTTGCGTAGTCAGTGCACTCACCCAGCGCGAATTTTACCGTCTGCTCGGCCTCGATGGATTTGAACCGCTTACAGCCTACGGCACCGTTGTAGGCTGCATGATTTGCATTCTGGCTTATTTTGTTGAAACCGATCAAATTGGCACGGGTAATTATTTTCTGATTTGTCCGGCTTCCTCCATGATTTTCCTGATCAAGCTCTATAAGAAGCGCGACATGAAGCCTTTTACCAATATCGGCTTCACGTTTCTTGGGATTATCTATGTGGCCATGCCGTTTGCCCTTTTAATCATTTTAGCCTTGCAGGGCGGCACCTACCATCCGGCTATTATTACGGGCTGCTTACTGTTACTCTGGGCCAGTGATATCGGAGCCTATTTTGCCGGAACTAAATTCGGCCGACGTAAACTATTTGAGCGGGTTTCTCCCAAGAAATCCTGGGAAGGTAGTATTGGTGGTGCAGCAGCAGCTGGCCTGATAGCCCTTGGGTTAACCTTCTGGGCGCCCGAGCTCAAACCCTGGCAATGGTATTGCGTTGGCGGTATTATTGTCGTCACCGGCACCTACGGCGATCTGGTAGAGTCATTATTTAAACGTAGCATCGCGATTAAGGACTCAGGCAGCAGCATTCCGGGGCACGGTGGATTTTTAGATCGATTTGATGGGCTGTTACTTGCCGCACCATTTATTATCACCTTCCTCAAATTGTTCGCGTAA
- a CDS encoding AraC family transcriptional regulator: MQTLPIHLDLFALIIFLGVAQGLFLGIFFLTGERGKNISNRCHGLFMLVLSAISGEIFLNYTNYTFRLLWTVDFSEPFNFLLGPLFYFFVFSRLWQRLPRRWGWHLVPFGIWLINSATWFYQPIEFKYNSYIHSQHPELPFIKQHLYWEEDVTELRHLISEMTLVSCFIYAILALLAIRKASRQGASLRSSTKLKSLRLPSWLFALVPFLIALVKPQFVRDVGDYLLATYIAITIYTNSFLVMSRSDFLRDEPIAEPKISEPDSTVEPKKKYEKSALSEEVEDAVLTKLARLIESEKPYLDSDVSLPKLASRLNTSPHHLSQLLNDRLGQNFFDWLATYRIAEAQRLLTDTTTAHLKIDEIAERVGYNSPSAFHTAFKRLTNLTPAQYRTKGLKQGA; encoded by the coding sequence ATGCAAACGCTTCCCATTCATCTTGACCTATTTGCACTCATCATTTTCCTTGGTGTTGCACAGGGTCTGTTCCTGGGTATTTTCTTCCTGACAGGAGAGCGGGGGAAGAACATCTCCAACCGGTGTCATGGGCTATTTATGTTGGTTTTATCCGCAATCAGTGGAGAAATATTTTTAAACTATACCAACTATACATTTCGGCTATTATGGACGGTCGATTTTTCTGAGCCATTCAATTTCTTACTGGGACCACTGTTCTATTTTTTCGTTTTCAGTCGACTTTGGCAGCGATTGCCCCGGCGTTGGGGTTGGCATTTAGTGCCGTTTGGTATCTGGCTTATTAATTCGGCAACCTGGTTTTACCAGCCCATTGAATTTAAATACAACTCCTATATCCATTCACAGCACCCTGAATTACCGTTTATAAAACAGCATCTTTATTGGGAGGAGGATGTCACTGAACTACGCCATCTTATTAGCGAGATGACGCTTGTTAGCTGTTTTATCTATGCTATTCTGGCGTTACTGGCTATCCGGAAAGCGAGTCGGCAAGGCGCGTCATTACGCTCTTCAACCAAATTAAAATCCCTTCGTTTACCGAGTTGGTTGTTTGCCTTAGTGCCCTTTCTGATTGCTCTGGTTAAGCCGCAGTTTGTTCGTGATGTTGGCGACTACTTGCTGGCAACATACATCGCGATCACGATTTACACGAACAGTTTTTTAGTGATGAGTCGGTCCGATTTCTTACGAGACGAACCGATTGCAGAACCAAAAATTAGTGAACCAGATTCAACGGTCGAACCCAAAAAGAAATACGAAAAATCGGCCTTATCGGAAGAGGTTGAAGACGCTGTTCTGACAAAACTTGCCCGATTGATTGAATCCGAAAAACCCTACCTCGATAGCGACGTATCGTTACCCAAACTTGCCAGTCGGTTAAACACCAGCCCACACCACCTGTCGCAATTACTGAATGATCGGTTAGGGCAAAACTTCTTCGACTGGCTGGCGACTTACCGGATTGCCGAAGCGCAACGATTGCTGACGGATACCACAACGGCCCATTTGAAAATCGATGAGATTGCCGAGCGTGTTGGCTACAATTCGCCTTCAGCTTTCCATACCGCTTTTAAGCGGCTAACCAACCTGACCCCCGCACAGTACCGAACAAAGGGACTGAAACAGGGAGCTTAA
- a CDS encoding carboxypeptidase-like regulatory domain-containing protein — MKKSLTLLVFILVLSALAGLFTTVQAQGQERQITFTGFITGGKTNDALPGAYIYIPKAGKGVLAAPNGYFALPVFPGDSVIFSYVGFRTQYHIIPRRITDLTYSAVVALQEDVKTLAEVKVYPYATEELFKEAFVNLKLPDEKERENLAKNMDPTVIMRQAATMPMGALANHQNFVNQQFFGRESIIGRSATPTFAFTNPFAWANFIRSVKRGDLKTKEWRSEINKAPRENVSRKDILNETN, encoded by the coding sequence ATGAAGAAGTCATTGACGTTATTGGTTTTTATTCTGGTGTTGTCTGCCTTAGCGGGACTCTTTACGACCGTACAGGCGCAAGGGCAGGAACGACAGATAACGTTTACAGGTTTTATCACCGGAGGTAAAACCAATGATGCTTTGCCAGGTGCCTACATTTACATTCCAAAAGCGGGCAAAGGCGTTTTAGCAGCCCCCAATGGCTACTTTGCGTTACCTGTGTTTCCAGGCGATAGTGTTATTTTCAGCTATGTCGGTTTCCGGACTCAATATCACATTATTCCCCGTCGGATAACAGACCTTACGTATTCGGCCGTAGTAGCGTTGCAGGAAGATGTTAAAACGCTGGCAGAGGTAAAGGTTTATCCATATGCTACGGAAGAGCTATTTAAAGAGGCCTTTGTGAACCTGAAACTCCCCGACGAGAAAGAGCGGGAGAATCTGGCCAAAAACATGGACCCGACGGTTATTATGCGTCAGGCAGCCACAATGCCAATGGGAGCACTGGCTAACCACCAGAATTTCGTGAATCAACAGTTCTTCGGACGAGAGTCTATTATTGGCCGCAGTGCTACGCCTACATTCGCTTTTACTAACCCGTTTGCCTGGGCTAATTTCATTCGCTCCGTTAAGCGTGGCGACCTAAAGACTAAAGAGTGGCGAAGCGAAATCAACAAGGCTCCTCGCGAAAACGTATCCCGAAAAGATATTCTGAATGAAACCAACTAA
- a CDS encoding UDP-2,3-diacylglucosamine diphosphatase: MSEIETIPLASGRKVYFASDFHLGTPSHQQSRDRERIIVNWLDTIRADADVIFLVGDVFDFWFEYKKSIPKGFIRLQGKLAELTDAGIRIVLFTGNHDMWMNDYFTQEMGIPIYREPRRYNIGEKRFFIGHGDGLGPGDYVYKRLKTVFESGLARQLFRWVHPDLGIGLAHAWSRRSRISNQKKGEEHFLGEEREWLWLYSKEVETKTHHDFYIFGHRHLPLDLAVTSNSRYINLGEWVSAKTYGVFDGADIQLKIWEPNSAS; this comes from the coding sequence ATGTCCGAGATCGAAACCATTCCCCTTGCTTCTGGTCGAAAAGTCTATTTCGCTTCTGATTTTCATTTAGGAACTCCCTCGCATCAACAAAGCCGCGACCGGGAGCGGATTATTGTTAACTGGCTCGATACCATCCGAGCCGATGCCGATGTGATATTTCTGGTCGGGGATGTATTCGATTTCTGGTTTGAATACAAAAAAAGCATTCCCAAAGGATTCATCCGCCTGCAGGGCAAACTCGCTGAACTCACCGATGCCGGTATCCGTATTGTGCTTTTTACGGGTAACCATGATATGTGGATGAACGATTACTTTACGCAGGAAATGGGAATTCCTATCTATCGGGAGCCACGTCGCTATAACATTGGCGAAAAACGATTTTTCATAGGCCACGGCGATGGGCTAGGGCCGGGTGACTATGTCTATAAACGTCTCAAAACGGTTTTTGAAAGCGGTTTAGCTCGCCAACTATTTCGTTGGGTACACCCCGATTTGGGTATTGGTCTAGCTCATGCCTGGTCGCGCCGAAGCCGGATCAGCAACCAGAAGAAAGGGGAGGAGCATTTTCTGGGCGAAGAGCGGGAATGGCTTTGGCTATACTCAAAAGAAGTAGAAACCAAAACGCACCACGATTTTTACATTTTTGGTCACCGGCATCTACCACTAGATTTAGCCGTAACATCTAACAGCCGCTATATCAATCTCGGCGAATGGGTTTCCGCTAAAACCTATGGAGTTTTTGATGGAGCGGATATCCAGCTCAAAATATGGGAACCTAATTCAGCCAGCTAA
- a CDS encoding pyrroloquinoline quinone-dependent dehydrogenase, whose translation MKNQLIHLIILSLLSVAVCAQPVQKQPANSVEWPAYGNDAGGMRFSPLTQINPGNVKQLTVAWTFRTGELEHYKGTSAEEKAAFEATPIMVDGTLFFSTPTSRVFAVDAATGQKKWDYNPDVYLRQDLSELTSRGVSVWPAPNDKQVTGGTSKRIFVATIDGRLIALDALTGKPIATFGKAGSVDLRAGVGNISVTSPPAIIGNTVVVGSSMGDNQRFNYDRGVVRAYDAVTGALRWSWDPIPRLKGEAGFETWKGPNANQTGAANAWSIISADAERDLVFIPTTSPSPDYYGGERLGKNLYASSIVAIRASTGKVVWSFQTVHHDLWDYDNASQPLLFPFTLNGKTVPAVAAGTKMGFVFILNRETGVPLLLVEERPVPKSTIPGEEAFPTQPFPTMLPALGLQKVEAWGMTPADKAIAQKRIDGLLYQGIYTPPSLQGSLMTPGNVGGIHWGGMCYDPTSGLLITNVNRMAAVIRLLEREKLAESVKNDQDLLRAETGMQSGTPYVLKRSYMFTRDERGIQMQTPPPWGTLAAINLKKGTLEWEVPLGYMMDINKYPEAKQWGSLNFGGAIATAGGLVFVAASLDGHLRAFKTQDGSLQWEVPLPASGQATPMTYQVNGQQYVVIAAGGHGKLGTKLGDYLVGYRLP comes from the coding sequence ATGAAAAATCAGCTTATTCACCTGATCATACTTAGTCTTCTGTCTGTTGCCGTCTGTGCTCAGCCAGTACAAAAACAACCTGCCAATTCAGTCGAATGGCCTGCTTACGGGAACGATGCAGGTGGCATGCGGTTTTCACCACTGACGCAAATCAATCCGGGCAATGTGAAGCAATTAACCGTAGCCTGGACGTTCCGAACGGGCGAGTTAGAGCATTACAAAGGGACCTCTGCCGAAGAAAAAGCCGCTTTCGAAGCCACGCCCATTATGGTTGACGGAACGCTTTTCTTTAGTACGCCCACCTCGCGGGTTTTTGCGGTTGATGCAGCTACTGGGCAAAAGAAATGGGACTACAATCCTGACGTGTACCTGCGCCAGGATTTATCCGAATTGACGTCGCGCGGTGTTTCTGTCTGGCCTGCCCCAAACGATAAGCAAGTAACGGGCGGAACCTCAAAACGTATTTTTGTAGCCACGATTGATGGACGGCTGATCGCGCTGGACGCCCTTACCGGTAAACCCATAGCCACGTTCGGCAAAGCGGGTAGTGTGGATTTACGGGCGGGAGTGGGCAACATTAGCGTTACGTCGCCACCCGCGATTATCGGGAATACTGTTGTGGTAGGCTCGTCGATGGGCGATAATCAGCGGTTCAATTATGATCGGGGTGTCGTACGGGCGTATGATGCCGTAACAGGTGCTTTACGCTGGAGTTGGGACCCAATTCCCCGCCTAAAAGGAGAAGCTGGTTTCGAGACCTGGAAAGGCCCTAATGCTAATCAAACCGGCGCTGCGAATGCCTGGTCCATTATTTCTGCCGATGCTGAGCGAGATCTGGTGTTTATTCCAACGACTAGCCCGAGCCCTGATTATTATGGAGGTGAGCGCCTGGGAAAAAATCTTTATGCCAGTTCCATTGTGGCGATTCGGGCCTCGACGGGCAAAGTCGTCTGGAGTTTTCAGACGGTTCACCACGATTTATGGGATTACGACAATGCGTCGCAGCCGTTGCTTTTTCCCTTTACCCTCAATGGTAAAACGGTGCCAGCGGTGGCCGCCGGTACAAAAATGGGCTTTGTCTTTATCCTGAATCGGGAGACAGGAGTACCCTTGTTACTAGTCGAGGAGCGCCCCGTTCCAAAATCGACTATTCCGGGTGAAGAAGCGTTTCCGACGCAGCCCTTCCCGACAATGCTACCTGCATTGGGCTTACAAAAAGTAGAAGCCTGGGGCATGACCCCTGCCGATAAAGCTATTGCTCAAAAACGAATTGATGGGCTTTTGTATCAAGGCATCTATACGCCACCTTCATTACAGGGCAGCCTGATGACACCGGGTAACGTGGGAGGTATCCATTGGGGAGGTATGTGTTATGACCCCACATCGGGTTTGTTGATCACCAATGTGAACCGGATGGCGGCTGTTATTCGACTACTGGAACGGGAAAAGTTGGCCGAATCGGTAAAAAATGATCAGGATTTACTTCGGGCCGAAACCGGAATGCAGTCGGGGACACCCTATGTATTAAAACGTAGCTATATGTTCACTCGAGATGAACGAGGCATTCAAATGCAAACGCCACCGCCCTGGGGAACATTAGCGGCTATCAACCTCAAAAAGGGAACGCTGGAATGGGAAGTACCTTTAGGCTATATGATGGATATCAATAAATACCCAGAAGCTAAGCAATGGGGTTCGTTAAACTTCGGAGGAGCCATTGCCACAGCGGGCGGACTTGTCTTCGTAGCGGCCAGTTTAGATGGCCACTTACGTGCCTTTAAAACACAGGATGGTAGCCTGCAATGGGAAGTTCCTCTGCCGGCAAGCGGACAGGCGACTCCTATGACCTATCAGGTGAATGGACAACAATACGTGGTGATAGCCGCCGGAGGGCATGGTAAGTTAGGAACCAAGCTGGGAGATTACCTGGTAGGGTATCGATTGCCCTGA
- the bioB gene encoding biotin synthase BioB, whose translation MLRTDWTRAEIAEIYNSPVLDLMYRAATVHRQHHDPQEVQVCTLLSVKTGGCPEDCAYCPQAARYHTAVKVHKLMEVSEVLTAAQRAKDTGSTRFCMGAAWREVRDNSDFDKVLDMVQGVNEMGLEVCCTLGMLTESQAQKLKDAGLYAYNHNLDTSEEFYGDIISTRTYDDRLDTLGHARKAGISVCSGGIIGMGESDQDRIGMLHTLATLPQHPESVPVNALVPVEGTPLEDQPRVSVWEMIRMIATARIIMPKAMVRLSAGRVRMNTEEQALCFLAGANSIFAGDKLLTTPNPDGDADQELFQTLNIRPRKAFKDASQPAVVFEQVPV comes from the coding sequence ATGCTTCGTACCGATTGGACCCGTGCTGAAATAGCCGAGATTTATAATTCACCCGTACTGGATTTGATGTATCGGGCTGCTACCGTTCATCGTCAGCACCATGATCCGCAAGAAGTGCAGGTCTGTACTTTGCTATCGGTCAAGACGGGCGGCTGTCCCGAAGATTGTGCTTATTGCCCACAGGCAGCGCGCTACCATACCGCCGTGAAAGTTCACAAACTGATGGAAGTGAGCGAGGTGTTAACAGCCGCACAACGGGCCAAAGATACGGGCAGTACACGTTTCTGTATGGGAGCTGCCTGGCGCGAAGTGCGCGACAATAGTGATTTCGATAAAGTGCTCGACATGGTGCAGGGTGTCAACGAAATGGGCCTTGAGGTTTGCTGCACGCTAGGTATGCTTACCGAAAGCCAGGCGCAAAAACTGAAAGATGCAGGCCTATATGCCTATAACCACAATCTCGATACCAGCGAAGAGTTTTACGGCGACATCATCAGCACACGCACCTACGATGATCGCCTAGATACGCTTGGTCATGCCCGCAAAGCAGGTATTTCAGTCTGCTCGGGAGGTATTATCGGGATGGGCGAATCCGACCAGGATCGTATCGGTATGCTGCATACGTTGGCTACGTTACCCCAACACCCTGAGTCAGTTCCGGTGAACGCGTTGGTGCCTGTAGAAGGTACACCGTTAGAAGATCAGCCACGCGTATCGGTTTGGGAAATGATTCGGATGATTGCTACGGCGCGTATCATTATGCCGAAAGCCATGGTTCGCTTATCGGCCGGACGAGTTCGTATGAATACCGAAGAGCAGGCTTTATGCTTTCTGGCGGGTGCCAACTCGATCTTTGCCGGAGACAAGCTCCTGACAACCCCAAACCCTGATGGCGACGCCGATCAGGAGTTATTCCAGACGCTGAATATTCGTCCGCGTAAAGCATTCAAAGATGCTTCCCAACCAGCGGTTGTATTTGAGCAGGTACCTGTGTAA
- the sppA gene encoding signal peptide peptidase SppA produces MRQFLKYVLATIIGLILFSFVGFLILIGFAAALSSSSDQKTDVKANSVLKIDLDKPIEERSSENPFEGFGPIMGTGDALGLVELKKTLKNAKEDDNISGIYLQTEDPQAGWATVEEVRNALIDFKQSKKFIYAYSEGMSEKGYYIASVADKIYLNPAGELEWNGLNAELSFFKGTLDKLGLKPEIFRVGEFKSAVEPFIRENMSEPNKRQVTSFLNSINDHMLVRVAQSRNLRVDSLKRYADNLTIQKPEDALRTKLITNVGYQDELEAVIRKQVGINEKKKINYISLSKYEKSDTQDEEGSGSNRIAVIIASGDIHSGKSGDNSIGSETIVEELRKARLDDKVKAIVLRVNSGGGSALASDVMYREVELAKKAKPVIGSMSDYAASGGYYMLMGCNKIVAQPNTITGSIGVFSLLFNTETFFKDKLGVTYDRVKTNENADFPTGTHEMTPFQKQTMQRSTERIYAQFTGKAAAGRKLPVDSIRAIAGGRVWTGSQGKAIGLVDKIGGLDDAIELAAQSAKLKEGDYKLRYQPRKKPFFEQVMNSFGGDEESRIQAQLGELAPYVKYLKKLKTLEGIQMRMPFEITIH; encoded by the coding sequence ATGCGACAGTTTCTTAAATATGTTCTGGCTACCATTATCGGTCTGATACTGTTTTCGTTTGTTGGCTTTCTGATTCTTATTGGCTTTGCGGCTGCCTTGTCGTCGTCCAGCGATCAGAAAACGGATGTAAAAGCGAATTCAGTACTGAAAATAGATTTAGATAAACCCATTGAAGAGCGGAGTAGCGAGAACCCCTTTGAGGGTTTTGGGCCTATTATGGGTACGGGCGATGCGCTTGGCTTGGTCGAGTTGAAGAAAACCCTGAAGAATGCCAAAGAGGATGATAACATTAGCGGTATCTACCTCCAGACCGAAGACCCACAGGCTGGCTGGGCTACTGTTGAAGAAGTTCGTAATGCCCTTATCGACTTCAAACAGTCAAAGAAATTTATATATGCCTATTCTGAGGGCATGAGCGAGAAAGGGTACTACATCGCATCGGTTGCCGATAAAATTTACCTGAATCCGGCTGGCGAACTGGAATGGAATGGTCTCAATGCCGAACTGTCCTTCTTTAAAGGCACGTTGGATAAGTTGGGCTTAAAGCCCGAGATTTTCCGGGTAGGCGAGTTTAAAAGCGCCGTTGAACCGTTCATTCGGGAGAATATGAGTGAACCAAACAAGCGTCAGGTGACCTCATTCCTGAACTCGATCAACGACCATATGCTGGTTCGGGTAGCGCAAAGCCGTAACCTTCGGGTCGATTCGCTGAAACGCTATGCCGACAATCTGACGATTCAGAAACCCGAAGATGCACTCCGTACCAAACTAATTACGAACGTGGGCTATCAGGACGAACTGGAAGCTGTGATTCGGAAGCAAGTCGGCATCAATGAGAAAAAGAAAATCAATTACATTTCGCTGAGTAAATACGAAAAATCTGATACTCAGGATGAAGAAGGATCTGGCTCGAATCGGATTGCCGTCATTATCGCTTCGGGCGATATTCATTCGGGTAAAAGTGGAGACAATAGCATTGGTTCTGAAACCATCGTTGAGGAATTACGGAAGGCTCGTTTAGACGATAAAGTGAAAGCCATTGTGCTTCGAGTAAACTCAGGTGGAGGCAGCGCGTTGGCGTCGGACGTAATGTATCGTGAGGTTGAATTGGCTAAGAAAGCTAAACCCGTTATTGGCTCAATGTCCGATTATGCGGCTTCGGGAGGCTATTACATGCTCATGGGCTGCAACAAAATTGTTGCTCAACCCAACACCATTACTGGGTCTATTGGGGTATTTTCGCTGCTCTTCAACACGGAAACCTTCTTTAAAGACAAGCTCGGTGTTACGTACGATCGCGTAAAAACCAACGAAAACGCTGATTTTCCAACGGGTACCCACGAGATGACACCGTTCCAGAAGCAAACTATGCAACGGTCGACCGAGCGGATTTATGCACAATTCACGGGTAAAGCCGCGGCAGGCCGCAAATTGCCAGTGGATAGCATCCGGGCTATTGCGGGTGGCCGTGTCTGGACGGGTAGCCAGGGCAAAGCTATTGGTTTGGTTGACAAAATAGGTGGTCTGGACGATGCCATTGAATTAGCTGCGCAATCGGCTAAGCTGAAAGAAGGCGATTATAAATTACGTTACCAGCCTCGTAAGAAACCATTCTTCGAGCAGGTGATGAATTCGTTTGGGGGTGACGAAGAAAGCCGGATTCAGGCCCAACTTGGCGAACTGGCACCTTATGTAAAGTATCTGAAAAAACTTAAAACCCTGGAAGGTATTCAAATGCGAATGCCTTTTGAGATTACGATTCATTAG
- a CDS encoding inorganic pyrophosphatase has translation MKSNFKAHPWHGIPIGELAPKQVTVFVEIVPTDTVKYEIDKATGYLKIDRPQQYSNVLPALYGFIPQTFCGDQIAKLATEKSGRTVEMGDGDPLDICVLTEREITHGDLILQAIPIGGFRLIDKGEADDKIIAVLKGDAMYGQYTELGQLPEAVVKRLRHYFLTYKNLPEEPAVMELANIYGQAEAWEVIQTSINDYKLM, from the coding sequence ATGAAGAGTAATTTTAAAGCGCATCCTTGGCATGGTATCCCAATTGGCGAATTAGCGCCCAAACAAGTGACTGTCTTTGTTGAGATTGTACCGACCGATACCGTTAAGTACGAAATCGATAAAGCAACAGGCTACCTTAAAATTGACCGACCTCAGCAATATTCCAACGTATTACCTGCGCTTTACGGCTTTATTCCCCAAACATTTTGTGGTGATCAGATAGCGAAACTGGCAACCGAAAAATCGGGTCGAACAGTTGAAATGGGCGATGGTGACCCGCTGGATATCTGTGTGTTAACCGAACGCGAAATTACCCACGGTGACCTTATTCTTCAGGCTATCCCCATTGGTGGATTCCGTCTTATCGATAAAGGAGAGGCCGACGATAAAATTATCGCCGTTTTGAAAGGCGATGCCATGTATGGTCAGTATACCGAGCTGGGTCAATTGCCCGAAGCAGTTGTAAAACGGTTACGTCACTACTTCCTGACGTATAAAAATCTGCCCGAAGAACCAGCCGTTATGGAGCTGGCGAATATCTACGGACAAGCCGAAGCCTGGGAGGTTATTCAAACATCTATCAACGATTATAAGTTGATGTAA